One Ignavibacterium sp. DNA segment encodes these proteins:
- a CDS encoding tellurite resistance/C4-dicarboxylate transporter family protein, with product MSNKTNTPHSGNSLIRLREIIKNLPSAYFAMVMSTGIISISCYLLKINWIAYLLFWLNLWFYISLVLLTLLRLLFYHKEFLKDMIDHQKGPGFFTIVAGSCILGSQFIIIYDNHSASFILWIIGLAAWIILNYSIFTGFTVKENKPPLDEGITGAWLLAVVATQSIAVLSTLLATNLSQPFKLQMNFLALCMWLWGGMLYIWMISLIFYRYTFFKFVPGDLSPPYWINMGAMAISTLAGSLLILETDNAPFVQSLLPFIKGFTIFYWVTGTWWIPMLFILAIWRHIYKRFPLKYDPLYWGAVFPLGMYTACTFRMAYALNIHFLDKVPEYFIYIALIAWLAAFAGFVKSVLIQFKWLISKSAV from the coding sequence ATGAGTAACAAAACTAATACTCCACACAGTGGAAACTCTTTAATCCGATTAAGAGAGATTATAAAAAATCTTCCGTCTGCATATTTCGCGATGGTTATGTCCACGGGTATTATTTCTATTTCCTGCTATCTACTTAAAATTAATTGGATAGCATATCTGCTCTTCTGGCTGAATTTATGGTTTTACATTTCGCTTGTGCTTTTAACTCTTTTAAGACTTCTATTTTATCACAAAGAATTCTTAAAGGATATGATTGATCATCAGAAAGGACCGGGTTTTTTTACCATTGTTGCTGGTTCATGCATTCTTGGCAGTCAGTTTATAATTATTTATGATAATCATTCAGCATCATTTATTCTTTGGATAATCGGACTTGCTGCCTGGATTATTTTAAACTATTCAATCTTTACTGGATTTACTGTAAAAGAAAATAAACCGCCATTAGACGAAGGAATTACCGGTGCATGGCTTCTGGCAGTTGTCGCAACACAATCTATTGCAGTACTTAGCACATTACTTGCAACTAATCTGTCGCAACCATTTAAATTACAAATGAATTTTTTAGCTCTTTGTATGTGGCTTTGGGGCGGCATGCTTTATATCTGGATGATATCGCTTATCTTTTATCGTTATACTTTTTTTAAATTTGTTCCGGGAGACCTTTCGCCACCTTATTGGATAAACATGGGTGCAATGGCAATATCTACTCTTGCGGGTTCACTCTTAATTTTAGAAACTGATAATGCTCCTTTTGTGCAATCCCTGCTACCATTTATAAAAGGATTTACAATTTTTTATTGGGTTACAGGTACATGGTGGATACCAATGCTTTTCATACTCGCTATTTGGAGACATATCTATAAAAGGTTTCCTCTTAAATATGATCCTTTATATTGGGGAGCTGTCTTCCCTCTTGGGATGTACACTGCCTGCACATTCCGTATGGCTTATGCATTAAATATTCATTTCTTGGATAAAGTGCCTGAGTATTTTATTTACATAGCTCTTATAGCATGGTTAGCAGCGTTTGCCGGATTTGTTAAATCAGTTTTAATTCAATTTAAATGGCTGATCAGCAAAAGTGCGGTTTAG
- a CDS encoding DoxX family protein, which produces MKSENFWSILDDNSSLAYSLIRIFLGTALFVRGILLFSDPDTITRLAGEDKIYWWYSYITIAHVAGGFLLAIGFLTRLAAVIQIPILFGAVFIIHLKQGLLTVGQSLELSVLVLVLLLVYFIFGSGSLSVDWRLKKKKQESNTKG; this is translated from the coding sequence ATGAAATCTGAAAACTTTTGGTCAATTTTAGATGACAATAGTTCGCTTGCTTATTCTCTTATCAGAATTTTTTTGGGCACAGCACTTTTTGTAAGAGGTATTTTACTTTTTTCAGACCCTGATACTATTACCCGTCTTGCAGGCGAAGATAAAATTTACTGGTGGTATTCATACATAACAATTGCTCATGTTGCTGGTGGATTTTTATTAGCTATCGGTTTTCTTACACGGCTTGCTGCTGTGATTCAGATTCCAATTCTGTTTGGAGCAGTTTTTATTATACATCTTAAACAAGGATTGCTTACAGTCGGACAGTCGTTGGAATTATCAGTTCTTGTTCTTGTTTTACTGTTAGTTTACTTTATTTTTGGTTCGGGTTCGTTAAGTGTGGACTGGAGATTAAAGAAAAAGAAACAGGAAAGTAACACTAAAGGATGA
- the narH gene encoding nitrate reductase subunit beta: MDVRSQISMVFHLDKCIGCHTCSIACKNIWTDRKGAEYMWWNNVETKPGTGYPSKWEDQTIYRGGWEKNNGSISLKGSGKFKGLANIFHNPYLPVIDDYYEPWTYKYLDLIESPEQDDQPVARPISLITGKPIDIKAGPNWDDDLSGTPDYARNDPNLENLSPAEQEAMFQLEKMAMFYLPRICNHCLNPACVASCPSGAIYKRGEDGVVLINQNVCRAWRMCVTACPYKKSYYNWHTGKSEKCILCYPRLEAGLTPACMHSCVGRIRYLGVMLYDADRIHEAASANDNNLIEKQLDIILNPFDEKVIAAAKANGIADSTLHAAQNSPVYKFVKEWGLALPLHPEFRTLPMLFYVPPLLPVMASLSESKNGAQNDKLNPIAKRWDDNWLYDTSTEELWGTIEKARFPLQYMANLFGAGDTSKISPVLKKMMAVRIHRRSVTVGDLSAEKVNSALTDTGLSPEQADAIYALTSLAKFDERFVIPPAHREQAIEMLESTADEKGSTGFGFKERPVRGV; encoded by the coding sequence ATGGATGTAAGATCACAAATATCAATGGTGTTTCATTTAGACAAGTGCATCGGCTGTCATACTTGTTCAATTGCATGTAAAAATATCTGGACTGATCGTAAAGGTGCTGAATATATGTGGTGGAACAATGTTGAAACAAAACCAGGTACAGGTTATCCTTCTAAGTGGGAAGATCAGACAATCTATAGAGGAGGCTGGGAGAAAAATAACGGAAGCATTTCCTTAAAAGGATCCGGAAAGTTTAAAGGACTGGCAAATATTTTTCATAATCCGTACCTGCCGGTAATTGATGATTACTATGAGCCATGGACTTATAAATATCTGGACCTGATCGAATCACCTGAGCAGGATGATCAACCTGTTGCAAGACCAATTTCTCTGATTACCGGAAAACCAATTGATATAAAGGCAGGACCTAACTGGGATGATGATCTGAGCGGGACACCTGACTATGCAAGAAATGATCCTAATCTGGAAAATCTTTCTCCTGCTGAACAGGAAGCGATGTTTCAGCTTGAAAAAATGGCAATGTTTTATTTACCGCGAATCTGTAATCATTGTCTTAACCCTGCTTGTGTTGCTTCTTGTCCATCTGGTGCAATTTATAAAAGAGGCGAAGACGGCGTCGTTCTGATTAATCAGAATGTTTGCCGTGCCTGGAGAATGTGTGTTACTGCTTGTCCATATAAAAAATCATATTATAACTGGCACACAGGAAAGTCGGAGAAATGTATTTTATGTTATCCCAGGCTTGAAGCAGGATTAACTCCAGCCTGTATGCACTCTTGTGTTGGAAGAATCAGATACTTAGGTGTAATGCTTTATGATGCTGATCGTATTCATGAAGCAGCTTCTGCTAATGATAATAATCTGATCGAAAAGCAGCTTGATATTATTCTTAATCCGTTTGATGAAAAAGTTATTGCTGCAGCAAAAGCTAATGGCATTGCTGATTCAACCTTACATGCAGCACAGAATTCACCCGTTTATAAATTTGTAAAAGAATGGGGACTTGCACTGCCGCTGCATCCTGAATTCAGAACTTTACCAATGCTATTTTATGTTCCGCCATTGTTGCCTGTTATGGCATCTTTAAGCGAATCAAAGAATGGAGCACAAAACGATAAACTGAATCCGATTGCAAAAAGATGGGATGATAACTGGTTGTATGATACAAGTACCGAAGAACTTTGGGGAACTATTGAAAAAGCAAGATTTCCATTGCAGTATATGGCAAATCTTTTTGGTGCCGGTGATACCTCTAAAATAAGTCCTGTTCTTAAAAAGATGATGGCTGTTAGAATACACAGAAGAAGTGTAACGGTTGGTGATCTATCCGCTGAAAAAGTTAATTCTGCTTTAACAGATACAGGATTAAGCCCTGAACAGGCAGATGCAATTTATGCTTTGACATCACTTGCAAAATTTGATGAAAGATTCGTTATACCGCCAGCTCATCGTGAACAAGCAATTGAAATGCTGGAAAGTACTGCTGACGAAAAAGGTTCAACCGGATTTGGATTTAAAGAAAGACCAGTTAGAGGAGTGTGA
- a CDS encoding radical SAM protein, which produces MEKPYFPIESLYRMPWTMPDNGITWLEPTSQCNLSCYGCYRKNIKDSHKSIEQINHELDFFQSQRKSDCISIAGGDPLVYPHIIELVKEIKSRGLKPIINTNGIALTKELLHELKKAGVFGFTFHIDSKQGRGREEKWRNKNEVELNELRFYYADMLAAEGGIACSFNSTVYGDTLQYVPELVAWAQKHIDIVDTMVFILFRYITPNTPFNFYVGDSKIIWTDIHYHSDQEEVVDLKSPMIIEKIREKFPEFTPSAFLNGTHKADDYKWLLSERIGTKDKIFGYTGKKFMELVMISYHFMFDKYLSYASPKTLRMGRSTMFLLSVFDKGVRKALKNYLKYLVVNPLRLFKRAHLQSILIIQPPDLMPNGDQSMCDGCPDITYWKDKDGKEKLVWSCRLEEPMKYGDFLRMVPKREKGTEKEKENVLHYNYNNLAD; this is translated from the coding sequence ATGGAAAAGCCATATTTCCCAATTGAATCACTCTATAGAATGCCCTGGACAATGCCAGATAACGGCATAACATGGCTCGAGCCAACATCGCAATGTAACCTTAGTTGTTACGGATGTTACAGGAAGAATATCAAAGATTCACATAAATCCATTGAACAGATTAACCACGAACTTGATTTTTTCCAGTCACAAAGAAAATCAGATTGTATCTCTATAGCTGGCGGTGATCCTCTAGTATATCCGCATATTATTGAACTGGTAAAGGAAATAAAATCAAGAGGATTAAAACCGATTATTAATACTAATGGAATAGCTCTTACAAAAGAACTACTTCACGAGCTTAAGAAAGCCGGAGTATTTGGCTTTACATTCCACATAGATTCAAAGCAAGGAAGAGGTAGAGAAGAAAAATGGCGTAACAAAAATGAAGTTGAGCTTAACGAACTTCGTTTTTATTATGCAGATATGCTTGCTGCTGAAGGAGGAATAGCTTGCTCATTTAATTCAACAGTTTATGGAGATACGCTTCAATACGTTCCCGAACTCGTTGCCTGGGCACAGAAACATATTGATATAGTTGATACGATGGTTTTTATTTTATTCCGATATATAACTCCAAACACTCCGTTTAATTTTTACGTTGGTGACAGCAAGATCATCTGGACGGATATTCATTATCATTCAGATCAGGAAGAAGTTGTAGATTTGAAATCACCGATGATTATAGAAAAGATCCGGGAAAAATTTCCTGAATTTACACCATCTGCATTTCTTAACGGCACTCACAAAGCTGATGATTATAAGTGGCTGCTTTCTGAAAGAATCGGGACGAAGGATAAAATTTTTGGATACACTGGTAAGAAGTTTATGGAACTGGTAATGATATCCTATCATTTTATGTTTGATAAATATCTGAGTTATGCTTCTCCAAAAACATTACGAATGGGCAGATCAACAATGTTTCTTCTCTCTGTTTTTGATAAAGGAGTCAGAAAAGCATTAAAAAATTATCTGAAATATCTGGTGGTAAATCCATTGAGATTATTTAAAAGAGCACATCTGCAGTCAATTTTAATTATTCAGCCTCCGGATTTAATGCCCAATGGAGATCAGAGTATGTGTGATGGATGTCCTGATATTACTTATTGGAAGGACAAAGATGGAAAAGAAAAACTTGTTTGGTCCTGCAGACTGGAAGAACCGATGAAGTATGGTGATTTTCTTAGGATGGTTCCCAAAAGAGAAAAAGGTACAGAGAAAGAAAAAGAAAATGTTCTACACTACAATTACAATAATTTAGCGGATTAA
- a CDS encoding CopD family protein → MADQTINFFHLLGTSVWIGGMIYTHFILLPSVSKIDPGESGKLQGIAAKRFSIIAWVAIIILIITGFLKTPGEMLLNISTQFGIVLLIKHIFILGVVLVGIVIGGIVVPGLRKNMPNPGEKPREKFLLFKKRLELLATTNLILGILILICASMLW, encoded by the coding sequence ATGGCTGACCAAACAATTAATTTTTTTCATCTGCTCGGTACATCAGTATGGATCGGCGGTATGATATACACTCATTTTATTTTATTGCCATCAGTATCCAAAATAGATCCTGGTGAAAGCGGTAAACTACAGGGCATAGCTGCTAAAAGATTTTCTATAATTGCCTGGGTTGCAATAATAATTCTCATTATAACTGGCTTCCTAAAAACTCCTGGTGAAATGTTATTGAATATTTCAACTCAATTTGGTATCGTTCTTCTTATAAAACATATTTTTATCCTCGGTGTTGTTTTGGTTGGAATTGTAATCGGCGGAATAGTTGTTCCGGGATTACGAAAAAATATGCCAAATCCCGGTGAAAAGCCCAGGGAAAAATTCTTATTATTCAAAAAAAGATTAGAGTTACTTGCAACAACGAATTTAATACTTGGAATATTGATACTAATTTGTGCATCAATGCTTTGGTAA
- a CDS encoding molybdenum cofactor guanylyltransferase, translated as MYDDITGIILSGGKSKRMGVNKALLKIGNETLIERAGNLMSGLFRKVLLITNTPEEYSFLRLETFEDIYKNVGPLAGIHSGLFHSLTEKNFIIACDMPFINRELIEFIINYKTDKHITIPNAEGSTQQLCGVFSKSILTDIERLIKENLLINNEQEYRKNISFKVQHLFQSISTEIIDIEAKFDKYKKGMFLNVNQKDDFEVAIKRFNE; from the coding sequence ATGTATGATGATATTACAGGAATAATCCTTTCAGGCGGTAAAAGCAAAAGGATGGGTGTTAATAAAGCATTGTTAAAGATTGGTAATGAAACATTGATTGAAAGAGCCGGTAATTTAATGTCAGGTTTATTCAGAAAAGTTTTATTGATTACCAATACTCCAGAAGAATATAGTTTTCTCAGACTGGAAACTTTTGAAGATATTTATAAAAATGTTGGACCCCTTGCAGGCATACATTCAGGATTATTCCATTCATTAACAGAAAAGAACTTTATTATTGCTTGCGATATGCCGTTTATAAATAGAGAACTTATTGAATTTATTATTAACTATAAAACAGATAAACATATTACAATTCCAAATGCTGAAGGAAGTACTCAACAATTATGCGGAGTATTTTCAAAAAGTATCTTGACTGACATAGAAAGACTTATTAAAGAAAATTTATTAATTAATAATGAACAAGAGTATAGAAAAAATATCAGTTTTAAAGTTCAGCATCTATTCCAAAGCATAAGCACTGAAATAATAGATATTGAAGCTAAGTTTGATAAATATAAGAAAGGAATGTTTTTAAACGTAAATCAGAAGGACGATTTTGAAGTAGCAATAAAAAGATTTAATGAATAA
- the narI gene encoding respiratory nitrate reductase subunit gamma: protein MTLLNNFLFIALPYIALIVFLIGTIYRYKSKKFKYSSLSSEFLEGRKLFWGSVPFHYGIVFLFFGHLTAFLFPREVLLWNSHPVRLIILEITAFVFGITTFVGIIHLFIRRKTNPRIKMVTNKMDMIIEILLIAEIFLGLWIAYGYRWGSSWFASVLSPYLISIFTLNPQIDPIINLPLVIQLHIATAFLIVLLIPFSRLVHFLVFPLSYLWRPYQKVIWNWNRKKIRNPRSIWSVTKSKNN from the coding sequence ATGACATTACTAAATAATTTTCTCTTTATAGCACTGCCTTATATAGCACTTATTGTTTTTTTGATAGGTACTATTTATAGGTATAAAAGTAAAAAGTTTAAGTATTCATCTTTATCGTCCGAATTTCTTGAAGGCAGGAAGCTTTTCTGGGGTTCTGTTCCATTCCACTATGGAATTGTTTTTCTGTTCTTCGGGCATTTGACTGCATTTCTGTTTCCAAGGGAAGTGCTATTGTGGAACAGCCATCCTGTAAGATTAATAATTCTTGAAATTACAGCATTTGTTTTTGGTATTACAACATTCGTTGGAATAATTCATCTTTTTATCAGGAGAAAAACCAATCCAAGAATCAAGATGGTTACAAACAAAATGGATATGATAATAGAGATATTGTTAATTGCAGAAATATTTTTAGGTTTATGGATTGCATACGGTTATCGCTGGGGCTCTTCGTGGTTTGCTTCTGTACTATCACCATATTTAATATCAATTTTTACTCTTAATCCCCAAATTGATCCTATTATTAATTTGCCGCTTGTAATACAGTTGCACATAGCAACAGCCTTTTTAATTGTGCTGCTTATTCCATTTTCAAGATTAGTCCATTTTCTTGTCTTTCCGCTAAGTTATTTATGGAGACCGTATCAAAAAGTTATATGGAATTGGAATAGAAAAAAAATTCGGAATCCACGCTCTATATGGTCGGTAACAAAATCTAAAAATAATTAA
- a CDS encoding MFS transporter: protein MNIEKADFRSYKILFLNTLAFMLSFSAWTINGILVAFLVDNNVFKWSSVEVGWLLGIPVLSGAVFRFPIGILTDKFGGKIVFTLLLVLCSVPMYLLSFANDYLIFAVLSFCFGIIGSSFACGVAYVSLWFPKKQQGTALGIFGVGTIGTALTAIFAPRLLNMLTDNGVNIESWRYLPQIYAAVLLIMGIVFFLFSNKRVPEKKKSFKELTKPLKQVQVWRFGLYYFLVFGCFVAFSQWLIPYYVNAYYMSLITAGLLTSAFSLPSGIVRALGGWLADKFGPQRVLFNVFSVSIVLSFLLIFPKMEIYSPGSGIMADQSGVITEVNENEIILDDHKYPLIKKSSDFNPESDETLVLPKIESWNEPAVKVGDQVQKRELLAKGVTRIFFQANVWIFSGFVFLIGIVWGLGMGAVYKFIPEYFPNEVGVVGGMVGVLGGLGGFIAPIIFGYVLSFSGVWTSSWFMMLILAAICLTWLHKSVTKTLDPKVVEGLE, encoded by the coding sequence ATGAATATAGAAAAAGCCGACTTCAGGTCTTACAAAATTTTATTTCTTAATACTCTTGCATTTATGCTCTCATTTTCTGCCTGGACAATTAATGGAATACTGGTAGCATTTCTTGTTGATAATAATGTATTTAAGTGGAGCAGCGTAGAAGTTGGTTGGCTGCTCGGTATTCCGGTTTTATCGGGTGCAGTTTTCAGATTTCCGATTGGTATTCTAACTGATAAATTCGGCGGAAAGATTGTTTTTACTTTACTGCTTGTTCTTTGTTCTGTACCGATGTATCTGCTTTCATTTGCTAATGATTATTTAATCTTTGCAGTATTAAGTTTTTGTTTTGGGATAATTGGTTCAAGTTTTGCCTGCGGAGTTGCTTATGTATCACTTTGGTTTCCCAAAAAACAGCAAGGAACTGCACTTGGTATTTTTGGTGTTGGAACTATCGGTACTGCTTTAACAGCGATATTCGCACCCAGATTATTAAATATGTTAACTGACAATGGAGTGAATATTGAAAGTTGGAGATATCTGCCTCAAATCTATGCAGCTGTTCTGCTGATTATGGGGATAGTCTTCTTTCTGTTTTCAAACAAAAGAGTTCCTGAAAAGAAGAAATCATTTAAAGAGCTTACCAAGCCTTTAAAACAAGTGCAGGTTTGGCGTTTTGGCTTGTATTATTTTCTGGTATTCGGATGCTTTGTTGCTTTTTCTCAATGGTTGATTCCTTATTATGTGAATGCATATTATATGTCGCTTATTACAGCAGGACTTCTAACTTCTGCATTTAGCTTACCTTCAGGGATTGTACGTGCTTTAGGTGGATGGCTTGCAGATAAATTCGGTCCGCAAAGAGTATTGTTTAACGTGTTCAGCGTATCAATTGTTTTATCATTTCTGTTGATATTTCCTAAGATGGAGATTTACTCACCCGGTTCAGGTATTATGGCTGATCAAAGCGGAGTAATTACTGAAGTGAATGAAAATGAAATAATTCTTGATGACCATAAATATCCATTGATAAAAAAGTCTTCTGATTTTAATCCCGAATCTGATGAAACTCTTGTATTGCCTAAAATAGAATCCTGGAACGAGCCGGCGGTTAAAGTAGGTGATCAGGTTCAGAAACGAGAGCTGCTTGCCAAAGGTGTTACGAGGATTTTCTTTCAGGCTAATGTCTGGATATTTTCTGGATTTGTGTTCTTAATTGGTATTGTCTGGGGGCTTGGTATGGGTGCAGTTTATAAATTTATTCCGGAATATTTTCCTAATGAAGTTGGAGTAGTAGGCGGAATGGTGGGTGTGCTCGGCGGTTTAGGAGGATTTATAGCACCGATAATTTTTGGATATGTGCTTAGTTTTTCAGGAGTTTGGACTTCAAGCTGGTTTATGATGCTGATTCTTGCAGCTATCTGTTTAACATGGTTACATAAATCTGTAACAAAAACTTTGGACCCAAAAGTGGTTGAGGGTCTGGAGTAA
- a CDS encoding hemerythrin domain-containing protein has translation MDSDKLKNNDPIKRFVEKDTGSEELSPMDPPDAYDPQNIESVPYENMHPFIQKLMDEHKAFTEVLIKFEEALFKWKNNNWVFNDEINKGLKQFFTFFDEKVPIHNSKEEKKLFPLLHKKLIEKGEHNSADSSITGINIMEDEHIKVAQVAAIVFNFLGLAARLPDQRSREITYQSVFNQGMAIIETMKLHIFREENILFTQAMKYFTEQEFNNMTD, from the coding sequence ATGGACTCAGATAAATTAAAAAACAATGACCCAATTAAACGCTTTGTAGAAAAAGACACCGGCAGTGAAGAGCTTTCACCAATGGATCCGCCCGATGCTTACGATCCACAAAATATTGAATCTGTTCCTTATGAAAATATGCATCCTTTTATCCAGAAATTAATGGATGAACATAAAGCATTTACTGAAGTTCTGATCAAGTTTGAAGAAGCATTATTCAAATGGAAAAACAACAACTGGGTTTTTAATGACGAGATTAACAAGGGATTAAAACAATTTTTTACTTTTTTTGATGAGAAAGTTCCGATTCATAACTCAAAAGAAGAAAAAAAATTATTTCCGCTTCTGCATAAAAAACTGATTGAGAAAGGAGAACACAACTCTGCCGATTCATCTATTACCGGAATTAATATAATGGAAGATGAACACATAAAAGTTGCACAGGTTGCAGCTATTGTTTTTAATTTTCTCGGTTTGGCAGCCAGGCTTCCGGATCAGCGGTCAAGAGAAATTACTTATCAGTCAGTATTTAATCAGGGAATGGCAATTATTGAAACAATGAAATTGCATATCTTTAGAGAGGAAAATATTTTATTCACTCAAGCTATGAAGTATTTTACTGAACAAGAATTCAATAACATGACCGATTAG
- a CDS encoding 4Fe-4S binding protein, with product MDKTKIKLNKVKIIRNDEKGIQKTRFIIQSLFAVLCIWIGVEFYLFTQYLETNGAAEFYSRPPGVDGFLPISSFMSFYLFLKTGVIHNAHPAGFFIFFAIILISLVFGKSFCSWFCPIGFISELIGDFGEKIFKRRLKLSKWLDYPLRSLKYLLLGFLVYSVAFVMTEAALKAFLDSPYNLVSDVKMYYFFADISQTSLIVIAVLFLLSIFIRNFWCRFLCPYGALLGILSLLSPNKIQRNVNSCIDCGLCNKACPSFIKVDSVKTVLSDECSTCLNCVDVCPVKDTLELKTIFSGKKRISKKTVAIGIISVFMIVTGFAMLTGNWQNSITKEEYLMHYKIMNSYGHPTGTREFKKLNEEVEMKK from the coding sequence ATGGATAAGACAAAAATAAAATTGAACAAAGTGAAAATAATCCGAAATGATGAAAAGGGGATTCAGAAAACAAGATTTATTATTCAATCTCTTTTTGCAGTATTGTGTATATGGATTGGAGTTGAATTTTATTTGTTCACTCAATATCTGGAAACTAATGGTGCTGCGGAATTTTATTCCAGACCGCCCGGTGTTGATGGATTCCTTCCCATCAGTTCTTTTATGAGCTTTTATTTGTTCTTAAAAACCGGAGTAATACATAATGCTCATCCAGCAGGATTTTTTATATTTTTTGCTATCATTTTAATTTCACTTGTCTTTGGCAAATCTTTTTGCAGCTGGTTTTGTCCGATTGGATTTATTTCTGAGCTTATTGGTGATTTCGGAGAAAAAATTTTTAAGCGGAGATTAAAACTTTCAAAATGGCTGGACTATCCTTTAAGAAGCTTAAAATATTTATTGTTAGGTTTTCTTGTTTACTCGGTTGCTTTTGTAATGACTGAAGCTGCATTAAAAGCTTTTCTTGACAGTCCATATAATTTAGTATCCGATGTTAAGATGTATTATTTCTTTGCAGACATTTCTCAGACCTCCTTGATAGTAATTGCTGTGTTGTTTCTACTTTCAATATTTATTAGAAATTTCTGGTGCAGGTTTCTTTGCCCCTATGGAGCTTTACTCGGAATCTTATCATTATTAAGCCCGAATAAAATTCAAAGAAATGTTAATAGCTGTATTGATTGTGGACTATGCAACAAAGCTTGTCCATCATTTATAAAAGTTGATAGTGTAAAAACTGTTTTATCAGATGAATGTTCAACCTGTCTTAATTGTGTTGATGTTTGTCCGGTAAAAGATACTTTAGAGTTGAAAACGATTTTTTCAGGTAAGAAAAGAATCAGTAAGAAAACAGTAGCAATTGGTATCATTTCAGTTTTTATGATTGTTACAGGATTTGCAATGTTAACCGGTAACTGGCAAAACAGTATCACCAAAGAAGAATATCTGATGCACTATAAGATAATGAATAGTTATGGTCATCCCACTGGTACGAGAGAGTTTAAGAAGCTGAACGAAGAAGTTGAGATGAAAAAATAA
- a CDS encoding Rrf2 family transcriptional regulator produces MTVLFSKKCEYGLQAVLFMAALEEDRICSAEEISNKLNIPKEFTSKILQSLTASGIIESKKGKTGGFKLAIHSSKIKLIDIVEAIDGLESFNSCVLGFSNCSPKNPCPVHKEWGELRNKAYEMLSSETIDKFKEKTLNKISVL; encoded by the coding sequence ATGACAGTTTTGTTTTCCAAAAAATGTGAATACGGTTTGCAAGCTGTATTATTTATGGCAGCTCTGGAAGAAGATCGTATTTGTTCTGCTGAAGAAATCTCAAATAAATTAAACATACCTAAAGAATTCACCTCAAAGATTTTACAAAGTTTAACAGCAAGCGGAATAATTGAATCCAAAAAAGGGAAGACCGGAGGTTTCAAACTTGCAATCCATTCATCAAAAATAAAATTAATAGATATTGTTGAAGCGATTGACGGTCTTGAGAGTTTTAATTCATGTGTCCTTGGATTTTCCAACTGCTCTCCAAAAAATCCTTGTCCTGTTCACAAGGAATGGGGAGAATTAAGAAACAAAGCCTATGAAATGCTTAGTTCTGAAACGATAGATAAATTCAAAGAAAAAACATTAAATAAAATCAGTGTTCTTTGA